The proteins below come from a single Desertibacillus haloalkaliphilus genomic window:
- a CDS encoding UvrB/UvrC motif-containing protein, protein MKCQECNELPATLHFTKIINGEKTEFHICEQCAKEKGEYIPGSNSFSIHQLLSGLLNFEQPVTGGHSTNANQTQSNKCPKCEMTYEQFAKTGRLGCAHCYKTFDVKLDPILKRVHSGNQRHAGKIPKRIGGHLKVRRKIDGLKEALKQHIAKEEFEQAAIVRDQIRSLENSIDDQGEG, encoded by the coding sequence ATGAAGTGTCAGGAATGTAATGAGCTTCCGGCAACGTTACATTTCACAAAAATTATCAACGGAGAAAAAACAGAATTTCACATTTGTGAACAATGTGCCAAGGAAAAGGGAGAGTATATTCCGGGTTCAAATAGTTTTTCAATTCATCAATTATTGTCAGGGTTGCTTAATTTTGAACAACCTGTTACAGGTGGGCACTCGACGAATGCAAACCAGACACAGTCAAATAAGTGCCCTAAATGTGAAATGACCTATGAGCAATTTGCCAAAACAGGCCGTCTTGGATGTGCTCATTGCTATAAGACATTTGATGTTAAATTAGACCCAATCCTTAAGCGAGTCCATAGTGGTAATCAAAGACATGCTGGGAAAATTCCGAAACGAATAGGCGGTCATTTAAAAGTCCGCAGGAAAATTGATGGTTTAAAAGAAGCATTAAAACAACATATTGCAAAAGAAGAATTTGAGCAGGCGGCGATTGTACGTGATCAAATTCGCTCATTAGAAAACTCAATTGATGATCAGGGGGAGGGATAA
- a CDS encoding CtsR family transcriptional regulator, whose protein sequence is MRNVSDIIEQYLKTILTNSEQDLIEIKRSELAKQFQCVPSQINYVISTRFTIEKGYIVESKRGGGGYIRIIKVKPHEQADLFDQMIELIGVSIRQSSAESLIIRLHEERVITKREAKLMLSVIDRSLFNANPTERDIVRANILKAMIRTLKYKEE, encoded by the coding sequence ATGAGGAATGTTTCTGATATTATTGAACAATATTTAAAAACGATCCTCACAAATAGTGAACAAGACTTAATTGAAATAAAACGTAGTGAATTAGCGAAACAATTTCAATGTGTTCCTTCTCAAATAAATTACGTAATTAGTACAAGATTTACGATTGAAAAAGGTTATATTGTGGAAAGTAAAAGAGGCGGAGGCGGCTATATTCGAATAATTAAAGTTAAGCCGCATGAGCAGGCAGACCTTTTTGATCAAATGATTGAATTAATAGGCGTAAGTATAAGGCAATCATCTGCCGAAAGTTTAATAATACGATTACATGAGGAACGTGTCATAACAAAAAGGGAAGCAAAATTAATGCTGAGCGTGATTGATCGTTCACTATTTAATGCAAACCCTACTGAAAGAGACATCGTTCGGGCTAATATATTAAAAGCAATGATCCGAACTTTAAAATATAAAGAAGAATAA